The following proteins are encoded in a genomic region of Drosophila willistoni isolate 14030-0811.24 chromosome 3R, UCI_dwil_1.1, whole genome shotgun sequence:
- the LOC6648030 gene encoding diacylglycerol kinase eta isoform X6 gives MEDWLGSLKTATAPQRPRGDSFLIEQHDILSNHHHWYATSHARPTYCNVCRDALSGVTSHGLSCEVCKCKVHKRCAAKSIANCKWTTLASVGKDIIEQPDGIIMPHQWMEGNLPVSAVCAVCKKTCGSVLRLQDWRCLWCRATVHVACRPQMAVACPIGPAKLSVVPPTSVHSISTDDAWDVASPKGNFSPLLVFVNSKSGDNQGVKFLRRFKQLLNPAQVFDLISTGPSLGLRLFRHFEMFRILVCSGDGSVGWVLSEIDRFNMHKQCQVAVMPLGTGNDLARVLGWGSSCDDDTHLPQILERYESASTKMLDRWSIMVFEKAIAVPKIPKMSITTEQEALLTGMVTSANHHLRFIVETNDTQTLIASTRSLCDTVDDLVARISEHHKDDEQLTMKCDILKQKLNMLLDALQEEEMGAHTGDDLIATIRSLIARSIPSSSHNSSASLLNPNISIEKNEKDQINSKERRNSRSLRSSEKEALQCRANSVKRAIYNVVEHSEPGRPKRYQRKLSITPFEALKIPTNASAESTPCGSPLPIIPPINIISPTMETSRLTCISPLPDTRRDSVDENFFNSINLPAPRQFADSRRSSGVEVIQEMEEGANGETIYRMGRLSLSGGANIDDAGNRLSPSGSDGGDNSPTERKVDFLRVPIITGEPIVDPLSDYRPIEVFERTYYMAREMDKDKERKDTDTDGEKESCLQEVDEEKEDNMVTEKQPALVHTCNLQVPGIVVTPNSQNVYTSASLTIIDTDAQTNTEQSSSDDLGGEASDVLSAISNEECSVASEIFDKPEAGQTLGDIIQNLDASNFTHIDSPETSDETEAMPGESLMDDISSVLGHDITNALQDNTITDDTTTLCSEHVGPPKPPRKKSMSALTHHPHAHSSRRRNSSPPRMARLARMDSDDNPQQFGFENIVFEIDNRCDDQKIREPPRYCSLAQFVEGNDIARQSFKQLMLEASGEEANETSETNPTNNDDGQQTPTNTTHSIIPNNTSEDELSTQTAIKIEIHDVETTMRTTTTTTTTTKMTATHKLESALATSSSPTKLKSGHGQDISVVVRPPTPLRGDSVMKPTTSAASSAALASSLLGVRGMNASEIRRHSSHAPSLAVREFDKEKDRRHSGFNPNLLALDPEHTRFLSSSPAASRRISCGSLFKPNEALPNLQTLKGSKSSLFMGSTLFGFDHFAAGDKDKDDKTGKDKEKTPTEETNRKLPIINPLVRLPNWPNLSNGTGFISKCLLANADTLCAAVSPLMDPDETLLAGYHEKCVMNNYFGIGIDAKISLDFHNKREEHPEKCRSRARNYMWYGVLGSKQLLQKTCKNLEQRVQLECDGQRIPLPELQGIVILNIPSFMGGTNFWGNTKKDDIFLTPSFDDRVLEVVAVFGSVQMAASRLINLQHHRIAQCQSVQINILGDEEIPIQVDGEAWLQPPGMIRILHKNRVQMLCRNRSLEVSLKSWQEKQRQHSISIQRDASSTASEHAISTDEVISERECYVLLNFIEAVSSLVKWVKFLIISHPALQHDLYAVACRASEALESIHPQGKLLEGPSLRTKLVEVIDSSRQLYDDACTLLRDRGHSLILREDLETKLSAALANMEMELKKCSVQKCIDGKLRAYFNALAPNEEPDGRRKSRPFWVRLRSGSTAGQQQFKPPLNNTREAANNWSVNEVVTWLETMQLSEYVDSFLKNDIRGKELLTLGRRDLKDLGVVKVGHVKRILQAIKDLSEN, from the exons ATGGAGGATTGGCTGGGCTCCTTGAAAACGGCCACAGCGCCGCAGCGTCCACGTGGGGATAGCTTTCTAATTGAACAGCATGATATACTATctaatcatcatcattggtATGCCACCTCCCATGCCAGGCCCACTTATTGCAATGTTTGCCGTGATGCCCTCTCCGGCGTCACATCGCATGGCCTGAGCTGTGAGGTATGCAAATGCAAGGTCCATAAGCGATGCGCTGCGAAATCGATAGCCAATTGTAAATGGACCACGTTGGCCAGTGTGGGCAAGGATATCATAGAGCAGCCGGATGGCATAATTATGCCGCATCAGTGGATGGAGGGTAATCTGCCTGTGTCAGCTGTATGTGCCGTATGCAAAAAAACCTGCGGTTCGGTATTGCGTCTACAGGATTGGCGTTGCCTCTGGTGTCGGGCCACAGTTCATGTGGCCTGTAGACCCCAAATGGCAGTGGCGTGTCCCATTGGTCCGGCAAAATTGTCGGTGGTACCGCCCACTAGTGTACATTCAATCAGCACAGACGATGCCTGGGATGTGGCCAGTCCGAAGGGTAATTTTTCTCcccttttggtttttgtcaaCTCGAAATCTGGTGACAATCAAGGAGTGAAATTCCTCAGACGATTTAAGCAGTTACTCAATCCCGCCCAAGTCTTTGATCTAATATCCACTGGACCAAGTTTGGGACTTCGTTTGTTTCGTCACTTTGAGATGTTCCGCATATTGGTCTGCTCAGGAGATGGATCAGTCGGCTGGGTTCTCAGCGAAATCGATCGCTTCAACATGCAT AAACAATGCCAGGTGGCTGTCATGCCTTTGGGTACTGGAAACGATCTGGCACGCGTATTGGGTTGGGGCTCCAGCTGCGATGATGACACTCATTTGCCCCAAATTCTCGAACGTTATGAATCCGCCAGCACCAAAATGTTGGATCGTTGGAGCATAATGGTTTTCGAGAAGGCCATTGCTGTGcccaaaataccaaaaatgtCGATTACCACAGAGCAGGAGGCTCTACTCACTGGCATGGTCACATCGGCAAATCATCATTTGCGTTTCATTGTGGAGACCAACGATACCCAGACTCTAATCGCATCCACACGTAGCTTATGCGACACAGTGGATGATCTTGTGGCACGCATCTCGGAGCATCACAAAGACGATGAGCAACTGACCATGAAGTGTGACATCTTAAAACAGAAATTGAATATGCTGCTAGATGCCCTGCAGGAGGAAGAGATGGGTGCCCATACGGGTGATGACTTGATAGCGACTATAAGGAGTCTGATAGCTCGAAGCATACCGTCTTCGTCGCATAACTCAAGCGCATCGTTGCT CAACCCAAACATATCAATCGAAAAGAATGAAAAGGATCAAATCAACTCTAAGGAACGTCGGAATAGCCGCTCTCTTCGCTCCAGCGAGAAGGAGGCACTCCAGTGCCGAGCCAACAGCGTAAAGAGAGCTATTTATAATGTGGTCGAGCACTCGGAACCAGGACGACCGAAACGATATCAACGCAAACTCTCTATCACTCCGTTTGAGGCCCTGAAAATTCCAACTAACGCCTCAGCTGAATCCACACCTTGTGGCTCCCCTTTGCCCATAATACCGCCCATTAATATTATTTCGCCCACTATGGAAACCTCTCGCCTTACATGCATCTCACCCCTGCCGGATACACGCCGCGATTCGGTGGATGAGAACTTCTTTAACAGCATCAATTTGCCGGCACCGCGACAATTTGCCGACAGTCGACGCAGCTCCGGAGTGGAGGTTATCCAGGAAATGGAGGAGGGAGCGAATGGCGAGACCATCTATAGAATGGGACGTCTTTCACTCAGCGGGGGTGCCAACATAGACGATGCCGGTAATCGTTTATCACCCTCTGGCAGTGATGGAGGCGACAATTCGCCCACTGAACGCAAAGTTGACTTTCTGCGTGTGCCCATCATTACGGGGGAACCGATTGTGGATCCCCTATCCGATTACCGACCCATTGAGGTATTCGAACGTACCTACTACATGGCCCGTGAAATGGACAAGGATAAGGAACGCAAGGACACGGATACTGATGGGGAAAAGGAGAGCTGTCTCCAGGAGGTAGATGAGGAGAAGGAGGACAACATGGTCACAGAGAAGCAACCGGCCCTGGTACACACTTGTAATCTACAGGTACCCGGCATAGTCGTTACCCCCAACTCCCAAAACGTTTACACAAGCGCTAGCCTAACAATCATTGATACCGATGCACAAACCAATACT GAACAGTCGTCGTCAGATGATTTGGGTGGAGAGGCCAGTGATGTTCTGTCGGCCATAAGTAACGAAGAATGCAGTGTGGCCTCCGAGATATTCGATAAACCAGAGGCAGGTCAGACCCTTGGCGATATCATACAG AATCTTGATGCTAGCAACTTCACCCACATTGACTCACCCGAAACTAGTGACGAAACAGAAGCCATGCCCGGCGAAAGTCTAATGGATGATATTAGCTCTGTCCTGGGGCATGATATAACTAATGCCCTACAGGATAATACCATAACCGATGATACAACTACTCTATGCTCGGAGCATGTTGGTCCACCGAAGCCACCACGTAAGAAGTCCATGAGTGCACTGACCCATCACCCACATGCACATTCATCGCGTAGACGTAACTCCTCGCCACCGCGAATGGCCAGACTGGCACGCATGGACAGTGATGACAATCCACAACAGTTTGGCTTTGAGAATATTGTGTTTGAGATCGATAATCGATGCGATGACCAGAAAATACGTGAGCCACCGCGTTACTGTAGTCTGGCTCAGTTCGTGGAAGGTAACGATATAGCGCGACAGAGTTTCAAG CAGCTAATGCTCGAAGCAAGTGGAGAAGAAGCCAACGAAACTAGCGAAACGAATCCAACAAACAATGATGATGGCCAACAAACGCCAACCAATACGACGCATTCAATAATACCCAATAATACTAGCGAAGACGAGCTGTCCACACAAACAGctattaaaattgaaatacaCGATGTTGAAACGACAATGCGCACCACAACTACgacaaccaccaccaccaagaTGACAGCCACACATAAACTTGAATCGGCATTGGCAACCTCATCGTCGCCAACGAAATTGAAATCTGGCCATGGACAAGAT ATAAGTGTTGTTGTGCGACCGCCTACACCATTGCGCGGTGATTCTGTCATGAAACCGACCACTTCAGCCGCCTCATCGGCGGCCCTGGCATCAAGTTTGCTGGGTGTACGCGGTATGAATGCTTCTGAAATTCGTCGTCATTCAAGTCATGCACCCAGTTTAGCAGTACGCGAATTCGACAAGGAAAAAGATCGCCGTCATTCCGGTTTTAATCCAAACTTATTGGCATTGGATCCAGAGCATACGCGTTTCCTTAGCAGCTCACCGGCGGCCAGTCGTCGCATTAGCTGTGGCAGTCTCTTCAAG CCGAATGAAGCATTGCCTAACCTCCAGACCCTCAAGGGTTCCAAGTCGAGTCTATTTATGGGCTCGACATTGTTTGGTTTTGATCACTTTGCTGCTGGGGATAAGGATAAGGACGATAAGACAGGCAAAGATAAGGAGAAAACACCAACAGAGGAAACCAATCGCAAATTGCCTATTATTAATCCTCTGGTTCGGTTGCCAAATTGGCCAA ATCTATCTAATGGCACGGGGTTCATATCGAAGTGCCTTTTGGCCAATGCTGATACGCTTTGCGCTGCTGTTAGCCCTCTGATGGATCCCGATGAGACTCTCCTAGCTGGCTATCATGAGAAATGCGTTATGAATAACTAttttggcattggcattgaTGCCAAAATATCCTTGGACTTTCATAACAAACGCGAGGAACATCCAGAAAAGTGCCGCTCTCGTGCTCGAAACTATATGTGGTATGGAGTACTCGGCTCCAAGCAACTTCTGCAGAAGACCTGCAAGAATCTGGAACAGCGTGTTCAGCTGGAGTGTGACGGACAGCGGATACCTTTGCCGGAGCTTCAGGGCATTGTCATCTTGAATATACCCAGCTTTATGGGCGGCACAAATTTCTGGGGCAACACCAAAAAGGACGATATCTTCTTAACGCCCAGCTTCGACGATCGTGTACTCGAGGTTGTAGCCGTATTTGGTTCAGTTCAAATGGCAGCCTCTCGTTTAATTAATCTGCAACATCATCGCATTGCCCAGTGTCAGAGTGtccaaataaatattttgggTGACGAAGAGATACCCATCCAAGTGGATGGCGAGGCTTGGCTACAGCCACCGGGGATGATACGCATATTACACAAGAATCGTGTCCAAATGCTGTGTCGCAATCGCAGTCTAGAGGTCTCACTGAAGAGCTGGCAAGAGAAGCAACGGCAGCATAGCATTTCCATACAAAGGGATGCCTCTTCAACAGCCTCCGAACATGCCATCTCCACGGATGAGGTGATCTCGGAGCGAGAATGCTATGTTCTACTCAATTTCATTGAGGCTGTTAGCTCGCTGGTCAAGTGGGTCAAGTTCTTGATCATTTCACATCCAGCTTTGCAGCATGATCTCTATGCCGTGGCTTGTCGGGCTAGTGAGGCTCTAGAGAGTATTCATCCGCAGGGCAAACTACTGGAAGGACCTTCACTACGCACAAAGTTGGTAGAAGTAATTGACTCCTCCCGGCAATTATACGATGATGCTTGCACTTTGCTTCGGGATCGTGGCCATAGTTTAATTCTACGTGAGGACTTGGAAACGAAATTAAGCGCCGCTTTGGCCAACATGGAAATGGAGCTAAAGAAATGCTCGGTTCAAAAGTGCATAGATGGTAAATTGAGGGCCTATTTCAATGCATTGGCTCCCAATGAAGAG CCCGATGGTCGTCGTAAGTCACGTCCCTTCTGGGTACGACTACGATCTGGCTCAACTGCTGGCCAACAACAATTCAAACCACCATTGAACAATACCCGTGAGGCGGCGAACAATTGGAGTGTCAA
- the LOC6648030 gene encoding diacylglycerol kinase eta isoform X4 — MEDWLGSLKTATAPQRPRGDSFLIEQHDILSNHHHWYATSHARPTYCNVCRDALSGVTSHGLSCEVCKCKVHKRCAAKSIANCKWTTLASVGKDIIEQPDGIIMPHQWMEGNLPVSAVCAVCKKTCGSVLRLQDWRCLWCRATVHVACRPQMAVACPIGPAKLSVVPPTSVHSISTDDAWDVASPKGNFSPLLVFVNSKSGDNQGVKFLRRFKQLLNPAQVFDLISTGPSLGLRLFRHFEMFRILVCSGDGSVGWVLSEIDRFNMHKQCQVAVMPLGTGNDLARVLGWGSSCDDDTHLPQILERYESASTKMLDRWSIMVFEKAIAVPKIPKMSITTEQEALLTGMVTSANHHLRFIVETNDTQTLIASTRSLCDTVDDLVARISEHHKDDEQLTMKCDILKQKLNMLLDALQEEEMGAHTGDDLIATIRSLIARSIPSSSHNSSASLLNPNISIEKNEKDQINSKERRNSRSLRSSEKEALQCRANSVKRAIYNVVEHSEPGRPKRYQRKLSITPFEALKIPTNASAESTPCGSPLPIIPPINIISPTMETSRLTCISPLPDTRRDSVDENFFNSINLPAPRQFADSRRSSGVEVIQEMEEGANGETIYRMGRLSLSGGANIDDAGNRLSPSGSDGGDNSPTERKVDFLRVPIITGEPIVDPLSDYRPIEVFERTYYMAREMDKDKERKDTDTDGEKESCLQEVDEEKEDNMVTEKQPALVHTCNLQVPGIVVTPNSQNVYTSASLTIIDTDAQTNTEQSSSDDLGGEASDVLSAISNEECSVASEIFDKPEAGQTLGDIIQNLDASNFTHIDSPETSDETEAMPGESLMDDISSVLGHDITNALQDNTITDDTTTLCSEHVGPPKPPRKKSMSALTHHPHAHSSRRRNSSPPRMARLARMDSDDNPQQFGFENIVFEIDNRCDDQKIREPPRYCSLAQFVEGNDIARQSFKRPKKRISLKKLKQTTTIVSQQQLMLEASGEEANETSETNPTNNDDGQQTPTNTTHSIIPNNTSEDELSTQTAIKIEIHDVETTMRTTTTTTTTTKMTATHKLESALATSSSPTKLKSGHGQDISVVVRPPTPLRGDSVMKPTTSAASSAALASSLLGVRGMNASEIRRHSSHAPSLAVREFDKEKDRRHSGFNPNLLALDPEHTRFLSSSPAASRRISCGSLFKPNEALPNLQTLKGSKSSLFMGSTLFGFDHFAAGDKDKDDKTGKDKEKTPTEETNRKLPIINPLVRLPNWPNLSNGTGFISKCLLANADTLCAAVSPLMDPDETLLAGYHEKCVMNNYFGIGIDAKISLDFHNKREEHPEKCRSRARNYMWYGVLGSKQLLQKTCKNLEQRVQLECDGQRIPLPELQGIVILNIPSFMGGTNFWGNTKKDDIFLTPSFDDRVLEVVAVFGSVQMAASRLINLQHHRIAQCQSVQINILGDEEIPIQVDGEAWLQPPGMIRILHKNRVQMLCRNRSLEVSLKSWQEKQRQHSISIQRDASSTASEHAISTDEVISERECYVLLNFIEAVSSLVKWVKFLIISHPALQHDLYAVACRASEALESIHPQGKLLEGPSLRTKLVEVIDSSRQLYDDACTLLRDRGHSLILREDLETKLSAALANMEMELKKCSVQKCIDGKLRAYFNALAPNEEPDGRRKSRPFWVRLRSGSTAGQQQFKPPLNNTREAANNWSVNEVVTWLETMQLSEYVDSFLKNDIRGKELLTLGRRDLKDLGVVKVGHVKRILQAIKDLSEN; from the exons ATGGAGGATTGGCTGGGCTCCTTGAAAACGGCCACAGCGCCGCAGCGTCCACGTGGGGATAGCTTTCTAATTGAACAGCATGATATACTATctaatcatcatcattggtATGCCACCTCCCATGCCAGGCCCACTTATTGCAATGTTTGCCGTGATGCCCTCTCCGGCGTCACATCGCATGGCCTGAGCTGTGAGGTATGCAAATGCAAGGTCCATAAGCGATGCGCTGCGAAATCGATAGCCAATTGTAAATGGACCACGTTGGCCAGTGTGGGCAAGGATATCATAGAGCAGCCGGATGGCATAATTATGCCGCATCAGTGGATGGAGGGTAATCTGCCTGTGTCAGCTGTATGTGCCGTATGCAAAAAAACCTGCGGTTCGGTATTGCGTCTACAGGATTGGCGTTGCCTCTGGTGTCGGGCCACAGTTCATGTGGCCTGTAGACCCCAAATGGCAGTGGCGTGTCCCATTGGTCCGGCAAAATTGTCGGTGGTACCGCCCACTAGTGTACATTCAATCAGCACAGACGATGCCTGGGATGTGGCCAGTCCGAAGGGTAATTTTTCTCcccttttggtttttgtcaaCTCGAAATCTGGTGACAATCAAGGAGTGAAATTCCTCAGACGATTTAAGCAGTTACTCAATCCCGCCCAAGTCTTTGATCTAATATCCACTGGACCAAGTTTGGGACTTCGTTTGTTTCGTCACTTTGAGATGTTCCGCATATTGGTCTGCTCAGGAGATGGATCAGTCGGCTGGGTTCTCAGCGAAATCGATCGCTTCAACATGCAT AAACAATGCCAGGTGGCTGTCATGCCTTTGGGTACTGGAAACGATCTGGCACGCGTATTGGGTTGGGGCTCCAGCTGCGATGATGACACTCATTTGCCCCAAATTCTCGAACGTTATGAATCCGCCAGCACCAAAATGTTGGATCGTTGGAGCATAATGGTTTTCGAGAAGGCCATTGCTGTGcccaaaataccaaaaatgtCGATTACCACAGAGCAGGAGGCTCTACTCACTGGCATGGTCACATCGGCAAATCATCATTTGCGTTTCATTGTGGAGACCAACGATACCCAGACTCTAATCGCATCCACACGTAGCTTATGCGACACAGTGGATGATCTTGTGGCACGCATCTCGGAGCATCACAAAGACGATGAGCAACTGACCATGAAGTGTGACATCTTAAAACAGAAATTGAATATGCTGCTAGATGCCCTGCAGGAGGAAGAGATGGGTGCCCATACGGGTGATGACTTGATAGCGACTATAAGGAGTCTGATAGCTCGAAGCATACCGTCTTCGTCGCATAACTCAAGCGCATCGTTGCT CAACCCAAACATATCAATCGAAAAGAATGAAAAGGATCAAATCAACTCTAAGGAACGTCGGAATAGCCGCTCTCTTCGCTCCAGCGAGAAGGAGGCACTCCAGTGCCGAGCCAACAGCGTAAAGAGAGCTATTTATAATGTGGTCGAGCACTCGGAACCAGGACGACCGAAACGATATCAACGCAAACTCTCTATCACTCCGTTTGAGGCCCTGAAAATTCCAACTAACGCCTCAGCTGAATCCACACCTTGTGGCTCCCCTTTGCCCATAATACCGCCCATTAATATTATTTCGCCCACTATGGAAACCTCTCGCCTTACATGCATCTCACCCCTGCCGGATACACGCCGCGATTCGGTGGATGAGAACTTCTTTAACAGCATCAATTTGCCGGCACCGCGACAATTTGCCGACAGTCGACGCAGCTCCGGAGTGGAGGTTATCCAGGAAATGGAGGAGGGAGCGAATGGCGAGACCATCTATAGAATGGGACGTCTTTCACTCAGCGGGGGTGCCAACATAGACGATGCCGGTAATCGTTTATCACCCTCTGGCAGTGATGGAGGCGACAATTCGCCCACTGAACGCAAAGTTGACTTTCTGCGTGTGCCCATCATTACGGGGGAACCGATTGTGGATCCCCTATCCGATTACCGACCCATTGAGGTATTCGAACGTACCTACTACATGGCCCGTGAAATGGACAAGGATAAGGAACGCAAGGACACGGATACTGATGGGGAAAAGGAGAGCTGTCTCCAGGAGGTAGATGAGGAGAAGGAGGACAACATGGTCACAGAGAAGCAACCGGCCCTGGTACACACTTGTAATCTACAGGTACCCGGCATAGTCGTTACCCCCAACTCCCAAAACGTTTACACAAGCGCTAGCCTAACAATCATTGATACCGATGCACAAACCAATACT GAACAGTCGTCGTCAGATGATTTGGGTGGAGAGGCCAGTGATGTTCTGTCGGCCATAAGTAACGAAGAATGCAGTGTGGCCTCCGAGATATTCGATAAACCAGAGGCAGGTCAGACCCTTGGCGATATCATACAG AATCTTGATGCTAGCAACTTCACCCACATTGACTCACCCGAAACTAGTGACGAAACAGAAGCCATGCCCGGCGAAAGTCTAATGGATGATATTAGCTCTGTCCTGGGGCATGATATAACTAATGCCCTACAGGATAATACCATAACCGATGATACAACTACTCTATGCTCGGAGCATGTTGGTCCACCGAAGCCACCACGTAAGAAGTCCATGAGTGCACTGACCCATCACCCACATGCACATTCATCGCGTAGACGTAACTCCTCGCCACCGCGAATGGCCAGACTGGCACGCATGGACAGTGATGACAATCCACAACAGTTTGGCTTTGAGAATATTGTGTTTGAGATCGATAATCGATGCGATGACCAGAAAATACGTGAGCCACCGCGTTACTGTAGTCTGGCTCAGTTCGTGGAAGGTAACGATATAGCGCGACAGAGTTTCAAG CGTCCCAAAAAGCGCATCTCACtcaaaaaactgaaacaaaCTACAACAATCGTATCTCAACAGCAGCTAATGCTCGAAGCAAGTGGAGAAGAAGCCAACGAAACTAGCGAAACGAATCCAACAAACAATGATGATGGCCAACAAACGCCAACCAATACGACGCATTCAATAATACCCAATAATACTAGCGAAGACGAGCTGTCCACACAAACAGctattaaaattgaaatacaCGATGTTGAAACGACAATGCGCACCACAACTACgacaaccaccaccaccaagaTGACAGCCACACATAAACTTGAATCGGCATTGGCAACCTCATCGTCGCCAACGAAATTGAAATCTGGCCATGGACAAGAT ATAAGTGTTGTTGTGCGACCGCCTACACCATTGCGCGGTGATTCTGTCATGAAACCGACCACTTCAGCCGCCTCATCGGCGGCCCTGGCATCAAGTTTGCTGGGTGTACGCGGTATGAATGCTTCTGAAATTCGTCGTCATTCAAGTCATGCACCCAGTTTAGCAGTACGCGAATTCGACAAGGAAAAAGATCGCCGTCATTCCGGTTTTAATCCAAACTTATTGGCATTGGATCCAGAGCATACGCGTTTCCTTAGCAGCTCACCGGCGGCCAGTCGTCGCATTAGCTGTGGCAGTCTCTTCAAG CCGAATGAAGCATTGCCTAACCTCCAGACCCTCAAGGGTTCCAAGTCGAGTCTATTTATGGGCTCGACATTGTTTGGTTTTGATCACTTTGCTGCTGGGGATAAGGATAAGGACGATAAGACAGGCAAAGATAAGGAGAAAACACCAACAGAGGAAACCAATCGCAAATTGCCTATTATTAATCCTCTGGTTCGGTTGCCAAATTGGCCAA ATCTATCTAATGGCACGGGGTTCATATCGAAGTGCCTTTTGGCCAATGCTGATACGCTTTGCGCTGCTGTTAGCCCTCTGATGGATCCCGATGAGACTCTCCTAGCTGGCTATCATGAGAAATGCGTTATGAATAACTAttttggcattggcattgaTGCCAAAATATCCTTGGACTTTCATAACAAACGCGAGGAACATCCAGAAAAGTGCCGCTCTCGTGCTCGAAACTATATGTGGTATGGAGTACTCGGCTCCAAGCAACTTCTGCAGAAGACCTGCAAGAATCTGGAACAGCGTGTTCAGCTGGAGTGTGACGGACAGCGGATACCTTTGCCGGAGCTTCAGGGCATTGTCATCTTGAATATACCCAGCTTTATGGGCGGCACAAATTTCTGGGGCAACACCAAAAAGGACGATATCTTCTTAACGCCCAGCTTCGACGATCGTGTACTCGAGGTTGTAGCCGTATTTGGTTCAGTTCAAATGGCAGCCTCTCGTTTAATTAATCTGCAACATCATCGCATTGCCCAGTGTCAGAGTGtccaaataaatattttgggTGACGAAGAGATACCCATCCAAGTGGATGGCGAGGCTTGGCTACAGCCACCGGGGATGATACGCATATTACACAAGAATCGTGTCCAAATGCTGTGTCGCAATCGCAGTCTAGAGGTCTCACTGAAGAGCTGGCAAGAGAAGCAACGGCAGCATAGCATTTCCATACAAAGGGATGCCTCTTCAACAGCCTCCGAACATGCCATCTCCACGGATGAGGTGATCTCGGAGCGAGAATGCTATGTTCTACTCAATTTCATTGAGGCTGTTAGCTCGCTGGTCAAGTGGGTCAAGTTCTTGATCATTTCACATCCAGCTTTGCAGCATGATCTCTATGCCGTGGCTTGTCGGGCTAGTGAGGCTCTAGAGAGTATTCATCCGCAGGGCAAACTACTGGAAGGACCTTCACTACGCACAAAGTTGGTAGAAGTAATTGACTCCTCCCGGCAATTATACGATGATGCTTGCACTTTGCTTCGGGATCGTGGCCATAGTTTAATTCTACGTGAGGACTTGGAAACGAAATTAAGCGCCGCTTTGGCCAACATGGAAATGGAGCTAAAGAAATGCTCGGTTCAAAAGTGCATAGATGGTAAATTGAGGGCCTATTTCAATGCATTGGCTCCCAATGAAGAG CCCGATGGTCGTCGTAAGTCACGTCCCTTCTGGGTACGACTACGATCTGGCTCAACTGCTGGCCAACAACAATTCAAACCACCATTGAACAATACCCGTGAGGCGGCGAACAATTGGAGTGTCAA